In the Ruminococcus sp. OA3 genome, one interval contains:
- a CDS encoding phage tail protein, which translates to MLKVYDFDKNFISVIDNYKDLKIESELKSADKTLSFTYLGDLKLQEEYYLETQEDEYVIKEINTEGFPKVTALLNVEELESRIWETFAATDSTLKEAVNMALTDTGWRVGTCEIEKRRSVALTNTDSLQVIGKLCAAWMCECIYDTKAKTVSFFEKIGKDRGIYFIRDLNLKKSTVNTDTYDYYTQIEPVGADGLKITEVNQGKAYLENYQYTKKKKRYLWIDESYTDPEVLKEDAALKLEDLSKPKKSYNAQIRDLAKQRPEYEILAYHLGDRVLLIDPETGVKDKQRIVKLTVWPDDADKNSCELSNTVLTFEELQQQYKDAADVVANITTNDGTVKGSAVDKIVIRQIVDFEANVAVIAQGYFSELKADYVYVAGELGAVKAAIGEITTTYLKATDADIKYAQIENLKTEYARIDLANIARGAIKTAMIGDGVVGSAQIADGSITNAKIVELSANKITAGVLSVERLIIRGNEKSIVYALNNIDGALQAQNVDTLNGEVLTDRTITGDKVVAKSITAGEIASKTITANEILAGAITAAELAAECITADKIAAGDIVGTNGMIDLKAGTFDYGRGKMRWDGRNLNIEADNMSIGGKPVASEEQVDHAKSLLVSLSNDYVTVPTDYKGDYTVLPDCKTTAVVYWGSEDITNSVFFSVSESPGLTGTWDAGTKTYEVTGLEEDSGWVEIRATYLNTLRASAKMTIVKQKDVSTVGDKVQEIESKKMYRVETRVEGKSIFTDKGETSLMRCYVYSWDDDITDTLNPSLFSWHRNSGDETADEEWDAYHTGMKQIHINTEDVMNNASFFCAVNLE; encoded by the coding sequence ATGCTGAAAGTCTATGATTTTGATAAAAATTTCATCAGTGTGATCGATAACTATAAAGATTTAAAAATCGAAAGCGAGCTGAAAAGTGCAGATAAAACCCTGTCTTTTACCTATCTTGGCGACCTTAAACTGCAGGAAGAATATTACCTGGAAACACAGGAAGATGAATACGTCATCAAGGAAATCAATACGGAAGGATTTCCTAAAGTGACAGCTCTTTTAAATGTAGAGGAGCTGGAAAGCAGGATATGGGAAACCTTTGCGGCTACAGATTCCACACTTAAAGAAGCGGTGAACATGGCACTTACGGATACCGGTTGGCGGGTCGGAACCTGTGAGATCGAGAAACGCAGAAGTGTTGCGCTTACCAATACCGATTCTCTGCAGGTGATCGGGAAATTGTGTGCGGCCTGGATGTGCGAATGCATCTATGACACCAAAGCAAAAACCGTGTCTTTTTTTGAAAAAATAGGAAAGGATCGGGGCATCTATTTTATCCGTGACCTGAATCTGAAGAAATCAACCGTAAATACGGATACTTACGATTATTACACGCAAATCGAGCCGGTGGGAGCGGACGGGCTAAAAATTACAGAGGTAAATCAGGGGAAAGCCTATCTTGAGAATTACCAGTATACGAAGAAAAAGAAACGGTATCTATGGATCGATGAGTCTTATACGGATCCGGAGGTCCTAAAAGAAGATGCTGCCTTAAAACTGGAAGACCTCTCCAAGCCGAAGAAATCCTACAATGCGCAGATTAGAGATCTGGCAAAGCAAAGACCGGAATATGAAATCCTTGCCTATCATCTGGGGGACCGCGTGCTATTGATCGATCCGGAGACTGGAGTGAAAGACAAGCAGCGGATCGTAAAACTGACAGTGTGGCCGGATGACGCGGATAAAAACTCCTGCGAGCTGTCCAACACGGTACTGACTTTTGAGGAATTGCAGCAGCAGTATAAGGATGCCGCGGACGTAGTAGCAAACATCACAACAAATGATGGGACTGTAAAAGGAAGCGCGGTTGATAAAATTGTCATCAGACAGATCGTCGATTTTGAAGCGAATGTAGCAGTAATCGCCCAGGGTTATTTTTCGGAATTGAAAGCGGATTACGTCTATGTTGCCGGAGAATTGGGGGCGGTAAAGGCTGCAATCGGAGAGATCACAACTACTTACTTAAAAGCTACGGACGCGGATATTAAATATGCGCAGATCGAAAACCTGAAAACAGAGTATGCTAGAATTGACCTGGCAAATATTGCACGCGGGGCGATCAAGACGGCGATGATCGGGGATGGCGTGGTTGGATCCGCGCAGATTGCTGATGGCAGTATCACAAATGCAAAAATCGTGGAGCTGTCCGCAAACAAGATCACAGCCGGCGTACTGTCGGTGGAGCGTCTGATCATCCGGGGCAACGAAAAGAGTATTGTCTATGCTCTTAACAATATTGATGGTGCACTGCAGGCACAAAACGTTGATACCCTAAACGGCGAGGTGCTGACAGACAGGACGATCACCGGTGACAAAGTTGTGGCAAAATCTATTACGGCAGGTGAAATCGCATCAAAAACCATTACGGCGAATGAAATTTTGGCCGGAGCCATCACCGCTGCTGAGCTGGCTGCGGAATGTATCACGGCGGATAAGATAGCGGCCGGTGATATCGTCGGAACCAATGGAATGATTGACTTAAAAGCAGGTACTTTTGACTACGGCAGGGGTAAAATGAGGTGGGATGGACGTAACCTGAACATCGAGGCGGACAATATGTCAATCGGCGGGAAACCGGTAGCATCAGAGGAGCAGGTGGACCATGCGAAAAGCCTGCTTGTATCTCTGTCCAATGATTATGTGACGGTTCCAACGGATTACAAAGGGGACTATACGGTATTGCCAGACTGTAAAACAACAGCGGTAGTCTACTGGGGATCAGAGGATATTACAAATTCTGTGTTTTTCTCTGTTTCCGAAAGTCCGGGTCTGACTGGAACATGGGATGCAGGGACAAAAACCTATGAGGTAACCGGGTTAGAAGAAGATTCCGGATGGGTTGAGATACGGGCGACTTATCTTAACACGCTGCGGGCATCCGCAAAGATGACGATTGTGAAACAGAAAGATGTTTCAACGGTTGGCGATAAGGTGCAGGAAATTGAATCAAAAAAAATGTACCGCGTTGAGACCCGGGTGGAAGGAAAAAGCATATTTACGGATAAAGGCGAAACATCCCTTATGCGTTGCTATGTATATAGTTGGGATGATGATATTACGGATACACTTAATCCATCCCTCTTTTCCTGGCACAGGAATTCCGGGGATGAAACCGCAGATGAGGAGTGGGATGCTTACCATACCGGAATGAAACAGATCCATATTAACACGGAGGACGTCATGAATAACGCCTCCTTTTTTTGCGCCGTAAATTTAGAGTAA
- a CDS encoding phage tail family protein, which yields MLIDNINIAQFSAKQWNVKVGHSEIENASEWVPGRLLPAFFRSRSGFKEIEITLLVKGENREAIISNRGAVLSLLMETRTLTLDGFTHKFRVILKKSSATESSIHRFHKLVLTFYGYEFGEEVIEMFESTANIQIQNTGTVHTPLYLEVTPLTAMEELTIAGVCRDQSQVKDEVVILKNLSAQKSIVFDGEIGLLTEDGVIKQDSDFWSLPCLAPGVNQIDFSSGQVNVTLKWRPRYM from the coding sequence ATGCTAATTGACAACATAAACATTGCGCAGTTTTCGGCAAAACAATGGAACGTGAAAGTAGGTCATTCAGAAATTGAAAATGCGAGTGAGTGGGTACCAGGAAGACTGTTACCCGCTTTTTTTCGCAGCAGATCCGGATTTAAAGAGATCGAAATTACACTATTGGTTAAAGGAGAAAACAGGGAAGCGATCATCTCAAATCGTGGGGCAGTCCTTTCTTTGCTGATGGAGACCAGGACACTGACGCTCGATGGGTTTACGCACAAATTTCGCGTGATTTTAAAAAAGAGCAGCGCAACAGAGAGCAGTATCCACAGGTTTCACAAGCTTGTGCTGACATTTTATGGGTATGAATTCGGGGAAGAAGTGATTGAAATGTTCGAAAGTACGGCGAATATCCAGATACAGAATACGGGAACTGTACATACCCCGCTGTATCTCGAAGTCACGCCACTTACCGCAATGGAAGAACTGACGATTGCTGGAGTATGCAGGGACCAATCGCAGGTGAAGGATGAGGTGGTCATCCTAAAGAATCTAAGCGCTCAAAAATCAATTGTCTTTGATGGAGAAATCGGACTGCTAACAGAAGACGGTGTGATCAAGCAGGACTCGGACTTCTGGTCACTTCCGTGCCTTGCACCGGGGGTTAACCAGATTGATTTCAGTTCCGGGCAGGTGAACGTAACTTTGAAATGGAGGCCGAGATATATGTAA